One genomic segment of Coffea arabica cultivar ET-39 chromosome 6e, Coffea Arabica ET-39 HiFi, whole genome shotgun sequence includes these proteins:
- the LOC113699570 gene encoding mitogen-activated protein kinase kinase kinase 18-like translates to MGCWTRGPIIGRGSSATVSLATTASGELLAVKSADLSCSSLLQKEKSLISELSSPYIVKYVGCDVTTENDKPLYNLLMEYVPGGTLSDQIRKQGGPLEESMIQVFAHQILQGLDYLHLKGIVHCDIKGQNVLIGRDGAKIGDLGCARMVEEGNGMAGKSVISGTPMFMAPEVARGEEQGFAADIWALGCTIIEVATGNNPWPDMEDPVSALYRIGYSGDVPEFPWWLSDSANEFLSKCLKRDAKKRWTARELLHHPFFHGVGEEKEAEFVRNSPTTVLDQGFWDSMEVAESSLQDSSHIVSSLGSPADRIKNLMGNLFSTNANFPNWSEDGDWVTVRGTDSQEIQPVSQQNENSEVHDSQLAMDPFLYSIDLEEELESSIVIDDLLINCLVDEISNVGNVSGGLNLTLSCDNVEETFNFLAKILDFDMNIMKCWFLINSILSEAHVFLCLLYFKVSTYLMPLTFNQTLAS, encoded by the coding sequence ATGGGATGCTGGACTAGGGGTCCGATTATCGGACGGGGGTCCTCCGCAACGGTTTCTCTAGCCACCACGGCTTCCGGCGAACTCTTGGCCGTGAAGTCCGCTGATCTTTCTTGCTCAAGCTTGCTGCAAAAAGAGAAAAGCTTGATTTCTGAACTTTCCTCACCTTACATAGTTAAATATGTAGGCTGTGATGTTACAACAGAAAATGATAAGCCTTTGTACAATTTGTTGATGGAGTATGTTCCCGGTGGCACGCTTTCTGATCAAATAAGGAAGCAGGGAGGTCCATTGGAGGAGTCCATGATTCAAGTCTTTGCACATCAAATCTTGCAAGGATTGGATTACCTTCATTTGAAGGGAATTGTTCACTGTGATATCAAGGGCCAGAATGTGTTAATTGGCAGAGACGGGGCGAAAATTGGAGATTTGGGATGCGCTAGGATGGTTGAAGAAGGAAATGGGATGGCCGGAAAATCAGTAATCTCTGGCACACCTATGTTCATGGCACCAGAGGTTGCTCGTGGAGAAGAACAAGGATTTGCTGCTGATATATGGGCTCTGGGGTGCACTATCATCGAAGTGGCGACGGGGAATAATCCTTGGCCTGATATGGAGGACCCTGTTTCTGCTTTGTATAGAATTGGTTATTCAGGGGATGTGCCAGAATTTCCATGGTGGCTTTCAGATAGTGCTAATGAGTTCTTGAGCAAGTGCTTGAAAAGAGATGCAAAGAAAAGATGGACGGCTCGAGAGCTTCTTCATCATCCATTTTTTCATGGTGTTGGGGAGGAGAAGGAAGCAGAGTTTGTGAGGAATTCTCCTACTACTGTGTTGGATCAAGGCTTTTGGGATTCCATGGAGGTAGCTGAATCTTCTTTGCAGGATTCTTCCCACATTGTTTCCTCTTTGGGTTCTCCAGCTGATAGGATCAAGAATTTGATGGGAAATTTGTTTTCAACAAACGCAAATTTTCCCAATTGGTCAGAGGATGGAGATTGGGTCACAGTTAGAGGCACCGACTCGCAAGAAATCCAACCAGTTTCTCAGCAGAATGAGAATTCAGAAGTCCATGATTCCCAATTAGCTATGGATCCTTTTTTGTACTCAATTGATCTTGAAGAAGAGCTCGAGAGCTCAATTGTGATTGATGACTTGTTAATCAATTGCTTAGTTGATGAGATTAGTAATGTTGGAAATGTTAGTGGTGGATTAAATCTGACATTGTCCTGTGATAATGTGGAAGAAACTTTcaattttctagctaaaattcttgattttgatatgAATATAATGAAATGTTGGTTTCTCATTAATTCCATACTCTCAGAAGCCCATGTCTTTTTATGTCTACTTTACTTCAAAGTTTCAACATATTTGATGCCATTAACCTTCAATCAAACTTTAGCATCTTGA